In Marinobacter sp. es.048, the following proteins share a genomic window:
- the hemC gene encoding hydroxymethylbilane synthase, translating to MSKRTLRIATRSSALALWQAEFIKAELERLHDNITVELVKIKTQGDKILDVPLAKIGGKGLFVKELEEAMLDGRADLAVHSMKDVPMEFPEGLGLVAICEREDPTDAFVSNHYDNVDALPHGAVVGTASLRREAQLRAYRPDLEIRVLRGNVNTRLAKLDAGEYEAIVLASSGLKRLGFHERIRYCLPDKISLPAVGQGALGIECRVDDHDLLAMLEPLDHKDSSDRVKAERALNRRLEGGCQVPIAAYALLEDDDMLWLRGLVGAVDGTRIFRVEGRAPRAEGERLGRELAEDLLALGADKVLAEIYGHTPT from the coding sequence ATGTCCAAACGTACCCTTCGCATTGCAACCCGCAGCAGCGCACTGGCGCTGTGGCAGGCGGAATTTATCAAGGCCGAACTGGAAAGGCTGCACGACAACATCACCGTGGAACTGGTCAAGATCAAGACCCAGGGTGACAAGATCCTGGACGTGCCTCTGGCCAAAATCGGCGGCAAGGGCCTGTTCGTCAAGGAACTGGAAGAAGCCATGCTGGACGGCCGGGCCGACCTGGCCGTCCACTCCATGAAAGACGTGCCCATGGAATTCCCGGAAGGACTGGGACTGGTGGCGATCTGCGAGCGGGAGGACCCGACCGATGCCTTCGTCAGCAATCATTACGACAACGTTGACGCCCTCCCCCACGGTGCCGTGGTCGGCACTGCCAGCCTGCGCCGGGAGGCCCAGCTGAGGGCCTACCGCCCGGACCTCGAAATCCGCGTGCTGCGCGGCAACGTCAACACACGACTGGCCAAGCTCGACGCCGGCGAATACGAAGCCATAGTGCTGGCCAGCTCCGGCTTGAAGCGCCTGGGCTTTCACGAACGCATCCGCTACTGCCTGCCGGATAAAATTTCGCTTCCGGCGGTCGGCCAGGGCGCCCTGGGTATCGAGTGCCGGGTGGATGACCACGATCTCCTGGCCATGCTGGAACCTCTGGACCACAAGGACTCCTCGGATCGCGTCAAGGCCGAACGGGCGCTGAACCGTCGTCTCGAGGGTGGCTGCCAAGTGCCGATCGCGGCCTATGCCCTGCTTGAGGATGATGACATGCTCTGGCTGAGAGGCCTGGTGGGCGCTGTCGATGGCACCCGGATCTTTCGGGTGGAAGGCCGCGCGCCAAGGGCTGAAGGCGAACGCCTGGGCCGGGAACTTGCCGAGGATCTGCTGGCTCTCGGTGCCGACAAGGTGCTGGCTGAAATCTATGGCCACACACCAACCTGA
- a CDS encoding uroporphyrinogen-III synthase: MATHQPEPDLNGRRILICRPEPEASRLASRFRSAGADVYILPLIDREPLPETPERRTLILSLDEFSHVIAVSPFAARLLLEEVDTWWPQVPMGIRWYGVGAGTTAVLAEHGLSPRRPPEGWTSEALLALPSLQQLEGERVLLARGETGRELIRETLESRGARVTLLPLYRRFRPDHAPEQIQATLDTFAPEAIVALSGETLNNLIALCANSGHNLYDRLLIVPADRVAEQARAAGFKNPCIPGSLADNDIVATVAAQLAGRDGGSGKAK; the protein is encoded by the coding sequence ATGGCCACACACCAACCTGAGCCTGACCTGAACGGCCGGCGGATCCTGATCTGCCGGCCCGAACCCGAGGCCTCCCGGCTTGCCAGCCGGTTTCGTTCAGCCGGTGCCGATGTCTATATTCTGCCACTGATTGACCGGGAACCTCTGCCGGAAACGCCCGAGCGCCGCACGCTCATCCTGAGTCTGGATGAATTCTCCCATGTGATCGCGGTCAGTCCATTCGCCGCCCGCCTTCTGTTGGAGGAAGTAGACACCTGGTGGCCCCAGGTTCCGATGGGTATCCGCTGGTATGGCGTTGGCGCCGGCACAACAGCAGTGCTTGCGGAACACGGTCTCAGCCCACGCAGACCGCCCGAAGGCTGGACCAGCGAGGCACTCCTGGCGCTGCCCTCATTACAACAGCTGGAAGGCGAACGGGTTCTGCTCGCCCGTGGTGAAACCGGACGCGAACTGATCCGGGAAACACTCGAATCCCGGGGCGCCCGTGTCACCCTCCTGCCCCTGTATCGCCGCTTTCGCCCGGACCACGCCCCAGAGCAGATCCAGGCCACCCTCGACACCTTTGCTCCGGAGGCCATCGTCGCCCTGTCTGGAGAAACCTTGAACAATCTCATCGCACTATGTGCGAATAGCGGCCATAATCTATACGATAGGTTATTGATTGTTCCCGCAGATCGGGTTGCCGAACAGGCCCGGGCAGCGGGATTCAAAAATCCGTGTATACCAGGAAGCCTTGCCGATAACGACATCGTGGCCACGGTTGCAGCGCAACTTGCCGGCCGGGACGGTGGCTCCGGAAAAGCCAAGTAA
- a CDS encoding uroporphyrinogen-III C-methyltransferase: MTDTTNQLPATVSKEPSARQKLWPVWLVAILALIIALALALWSWQQWNNHQAVMQTLEGLQQDTAQLEDLYGDRGSQQSQRLQSLEQKLASQRELIATQQRQIDHNARELLEAGNRTRTDWLLAEAEYLLRIANQRLMIEKDIRGAMSALEAADEVLAESDDIGVYPVRQQLAREILALKGLTGVDRTGLYLKLEAAIDSIHQLTDQALISENAPGFVVNTGAEEDADSEPGAIAQAWNKVKSTLMQVVVVRRMDEPVKPLLSPDQSAYARLNLQLMLEEAEMAVLRGNQPLYERALTKARTTIDDWYNASNPRVTALSDTLAELAQKNVDPELPDISQSLGLLKERLAGRLNANNGNGEDNAGGGNGGDDS; the protein is encoded by the coding sequence GTGACAGACACTACGAATCAACTGCCCGCAACCGTTTCCAAGGAACCGTCGGCCCGCCAGAAGCTCTGGCCGGTATGGCTGGTCGCCATTCTAGCCCTGATCATCGCGCTTGCCCTGGCCCTCTGGAGCTGGCAACAGTGGAACAACCACCAGGCCGTCATGCAGACGCTCGAGGGTCTGCAACAGGACACCGCCCAGCTGGAAGATCTTTATGGTGACCGCGGCAGCCAACAGAGCCAGCGCCTGCAATCCCTGGAGCAGAAGCTGGCGAGCCAGCGTGAGCTGATTGCCACCCAACAGCGCCAGATCGACCACAATGCCCGTGAACTGTTGGAAGCCGGAAATCGCACACGTACCGACTGGTTGCTGGCAGAGGCGGAATACCTGCTGCGCATTGCCAACCAGCGGCTGATGATCGAAAAAGACATTCGCGGCGCCATGTCGGCCCTGGAAGCGGCCGATGAAGTATTGGCCGAATCCGACGACATCGGCGTTTACCCGGTTCGCCAGCAGCTGGCCCGCGAAATTCTGGCGCTCAAGGGTCTTACCGGCGTGGACCGCACCGGCCTCTACCTGAAACTGGAAGCGGCGATCGACAGCATTCATCAGCTCACCGACCAGGCCCTGATCAGCGAAAACGCGCCCGGTTTTGTCGTAAATACCGGGGCAGAGGAAGACGCCGACAGCGAGCCTGGCGCCATTGCACAGGCCTGGAACAAGGTGAAATCAACCCTGATGCAGGTGGTGGTTGTGCGTCGCATGGACGAGCCTGTAAAGCCGCTGCTGTCCCCCGACCAGAGCGCCTATGCCCGACTCAACCTCCAGCTGATGCTGGAAGAGGCCGAGATGGCGGTATTGCGGGGCAATCAGCCTCTGTATGAGCGAGCCCTTACCAAGGCCCGAACCACCATTGACGACTGGTACAACGCAAGCAACCCCCGGGTCACCGCCCTGAGCGACACCCTGGCCGAGCTGGCACAGAAAAACGTGGATCCGGAGCTGCCGGATATCAGTCAGTCTCTGGGCCTGCTCAAGGAACGGCTGGCCGGACGCCTCAATGCCAACAATGGAAATGGCGAGGATAACGCCGGTGGCGGTAATGGGGGCGACGATTCATGA
- a CDS encoding heme biosynthesis HemY N-terminal domain-containing protein, translating into MIRLLLIILLALLIGTGLSLGLQYDLGYIRISLGHYLIETNFWVGLGVILALIILTVLTINLIRRLRTSTGLVAGWIARGNERRARRRTTQGLLSLAEGNWPRARKLLTSSASHADTPLINYLAAAQASFESGDHEAVDELLRKAFDSTPGSDMAVGITQAQLQLAGNRLEQALATLIRLRKQSPHHPFVLKLLKSTYLRLEDWRELSRLLPELRKRSVLPEAELNDLERQVWHNLLERAAEDCRRQQKQDPEASLEPLTRLWDELPGFLRRDEYTIRDYARLLAGLGDEVQTETLLRKVLRNHWSDELINLYGRVKGQKPDEQLLLAEQWLKDRPNNPELLLALGRLSLRNELWGKAREYFETSLRLKRSREALAELSRLNAHMGEEEASVKLLMQGLAKDNGLPELPMPRA; encoded by the coding sequence ATGATTCGTCTGTTACTGATCATCCTGCTGGCACTGCTGATTGGCACCGGTCTGTCCCTCGGGTTGCAATATGATCTGGGCTACATCCGGATCAGCCTTGGCCATTACCTGATTGAAACCAACTTCTGGGTGGGCCTGGGCGTTATCCTTGCCCTGATCATCCTGACAGTCCTGACCATCAACCTTATCCGCAGACTCAGAACCAGCACCGGCCTGGTGGCGGGCTGGATTGCCCGGGGCAATGAACGCCGCGCCCGGCGTCGGACCACACAGGGTTTGCTGTCGCTGGCCGAGGGCAACTGGCCCAGAGCCCGCAAACTGCTGACATCCTCCGCCAGCCATGCCGACACGCCCCTGATCAATTATCTCGCTGCGGCCCAGGCATCGTTCGAGTCCGGTGATCATGAGGCTGTGGACGAATTGCTGCGCAAGGCCTTCGACAGCACCCCGGGCTCTGACATGGCGGTGGGCATAACCCAGGCGCAGCTGCAACTGGCCGGCAACCGACTGGAGCAGGCTCTGGCCACCCTGATTCGCCTGCGCAAGCAGTCGCCTCACCATCCTTTTGTACTAAAGCTTTTGAAAAGCACCTACCTGCGGCTGGAAGACTGGCGGGAATTGTCCAGACTGTTGCCCGAGCTGCGCAAGCGCAGCGTGCTGCCCGAAGCGGAACTCAACGATCTTGAACGGCAGGTCTGGCATAACCTGTTGGAGCGGGCCGCAGAAGACTGCCGACGCCAGCAGAAACAGGATCCCGAAGCGTCGCTGGAACCGCTCACCCGGCTCTGGGATGAACTCCCGGGATTCCTGCGCCGCGACGAATACACCATTCGCGATTACGCCCGCCTGCTCGCAGGCCTTGGCGACGAGGTACAGACCGAAACCCTGTTGCGCAAGGTACTGCGCAACCACTGGAGTGATGAGCTGATCAACCTCTACGGACGGGTGAAGGGCCAGAAGCCGGATGAACAATTGCTGCTGGCCGAACAGTGGCTCAAGGACCGGCCGAATAACCCCGAGCTCCTGCTGGCCCTGGGCCGACTGAGCCTTCGCAACGAACTCTGGGGCAAGGCCCGGGAATATTTCGAAACCAGCCTCCGGCTGAAACGCAGCCGGGAGGCATTGGCAGAGCTGAGCCGCCTGAATGCCCATATGGGCGAGGAAGAGGCCAGCGTCAAACTGCTGATGCAGGGGCTGGCCAAGGATAACGGGCTGCCGGAACTGCCGATGCCGAGGGCCTGA
- a CDS encoding 2Fe-2S iron-sulfur cluster-binding protein, translating to MKVRHPAPTDRGSEPRAVWLWPSGVAFTAASQADLLGAAARAGIAVPAACRNGVCEICEARLLKGAALNTRNQQTIGVGERLMMCRSIALTDLELEISAVMAAGNNQPGKFQAKVVDVRSISHDVYRVELQLPRRRELSFHAGQYLSVNLPDADPCYFSIASSPSAQNIELHIQATPEWVSAQKVIDALTSGGEVTLELPHGKACLASAPTKPLLLVAAGTGFAQMKSLVDYLRETSYDQAVKLYWGVRRHEDMYLRALAQQWQDEWPRFTFLPVVGDDEDNDWAGHHDQLVRAVLASGMDWNNVEVHASGSPTMVYTLMDALVDAGLPEQAFFSDVLEYAPRT from the coding sequence TTGAAAGTCCGGCATCCCGCCCCGACTGATAGGGGCAGTGAACCCAGGGCGGTGTGGCTTTGGCCGTCTGGTGTCGCCTTCACTGCGGCGTCGCAGGCAGACCTGCTCGGCGCTGCCGCGAGGGCCGGCATTGCTGTGCCGGCGGCCTGCCGGAACGGGGTATGTGAAATCTGCGAGGCCCGATTACTCAAGGGGGCCGCGCTTAATACCCGAAACCAACAGACTATAGGGGTCGGCGAGCGTTTGATGATGTGCCGAAGCATCGCGCTCACGGACCTGGAACTGGAGATATCCGCCGTTATGGCAGCTGGAAACAATCAGCCTGGCAAGTTTCAGGCAAAGGTCGTGGACGTAAGGTCCATCAGTCACGATGTCTATCGCGTTGAGCTGCAGCTTCCGCGGCGTCGGGAGCTGTCGTTTCATGCCGGACAATATCTGTCGGTCAATCTGCCTGATGCTGACCCCTGTTACTTTTCCATCGCCAGCAGCCCATCGGCCCAGAACATCGAGTTGCATATCCAGGCGACCCCCGAGTGGGTCTCTGCGCAGAAAGTCATTGATGCCCTGACGTCCGGTGGGGAAGTGACGCTGGAGCTGCCCCATGGCAAGGCGTGTCTGGCATCAGCACCAACGAAACCGCTGTTGCTGGTGGCTGCCGGCACCGGCTTTGCCCAGATGAAAAGCCTGGTGGATTACCTCCGGGAAACGTCCTATGATCAGGCGGTGAAGTTGTACTGGGGGGTGCGTCGGCACGAGGACATGTACCTTCGCGCCCTGGCACAGCAGTGGCAGGACGAATGGCCGCGTTTCACGTTCCTGCCGGTGGTGGGGGATGACGAGGATAATGACTGGGCTGGCCATCACGACCAGCTGGTTCGTGCGGTTCTTGCTTCCGGTATGGACTGGAACAATGTGGAAGTCCATGCCAGCGGTTCGCCCACCATGGTGTATACCCTGATGGATGCCCTGGTAGATGCGGGCCTGCCCGAGCAGGCGTTCTTCTCCGACGTGCTGGAGTACGCACCAAGGACCTGA
- the ubiD gene encoding 4-hydroxy-3-polyprenylbenzoate decarboxylase produces the protein MKYNDLRDFIDQLEKLGELKRISVEVDPDLEMTEICDRTLRAGGPALLFENPKGHDMPVLANLFGTPKRVALGMGQDNVTALRDIGKLLAFLKEPDPPKGFRDAIEKLPLFRQVMRMSPKVLRSAPCQDVVIEKDQVDLYQIPVQHCWPGDAGPLVTWPLVITRGPHKERQNLGIYRQQVIGRNRLIMRWLSHRGGALDFQEFQKANPGQPYPVAVALGADPATILGAVTPVPDTLSEYAFAGLLRGSRTELVKAGLSDLQVPASAEIVLEGFIYPDDMAPEGPFGDHTGYYNEVDHFPVFTVERVTHRRDPIYHSTYTGRPPDEPAILGVALNEVFIPILQKQFPEIVDFYLPPEGCSYRLAVVTMKKQYPGHAKRVMMGVWSFLRQFMYTKFVIVTDDDVNARNWEDVIWAITTRMDPTRDTTLVENTPIDYLDFASPVSGLGSKMGMDATNKWPGETTREWGEPIAMTDDVKKRVDEMWDTLGIESPASRPD, from the coding sequence ATGAAATACAACGACCTGCGAGACTTCATTGACCAGCTGGAGAAGCTGGGTGAGCTAAAACGAATCAGCGTAGAAGTCGACCCCGATCTCGAAATGACCGAAATCTGCGACCGTACACTGCGGGCAGGTGGTCCTGCGTTGTTGTTTGAAAACCCCAAGGGCCACGATATGCCGGTGCTGGCCAACCTGTTCGGGACACCGAAACGGGTGGCTCTGGGTATGGGGCAGGATAACGTCACTGCGCTCCGGGATATCGGTAAGCTGCTGGCGTTTCTGAAGGAGCCGGATCCCCCCAAGGGTTTCCGGGATGCCATCGAAAAGCTGCCGCTGTTCCGGCAGGTGATGCGCATGAGTCCCAAGGTACTGCGTTCCGCGCCCTGCCAGGATGTCGTGATCGAAAAGGATCAGGTGGATCTGTACCAGATTCCGGTGCAGCACTGCTGGCCTGGCGATGCCGGGCCGCTGGTAACCTGGCCACTGGTGATTACCCGCGGGCCTCATAAAGAGCGCCAGAACCTGGGTATCTACCGGCAGCAGGTTATCGGCCGCAACCGTCTGATCATGCGCTGGCTGAGTCATCGCGGTGGTGCCCTGGATTTCCAGGAGTTCCAGAAAGCGAATCCGGGCCAGCCCTATCCGGTTGCTGTGGCGCTGGGCGCCGATCCGGCGACCATTCTCGGGGCGGTAACGCCGGTGCCTGATACGTTGTCGGAATACGCCTTTGCCGGGCTGCTTCGCGGCAGCCGGACCGAGTTGGTCAAGGCAGGCCTTAGTGATCTGCAGGTGCCGGCGAGCGCCGAGATCGTGCTGGAAGGCTTTATCTATCCTGATGACATGGCACCGGAAGGGCCGTTCGGTGATCACACCGGCTATTACAACGAAGTGGACCACTTCCCGGTGTTCACCGTAGAACGGGTCACTCATCGCCGGGACCCGATTTATCATAGTACCTACACCGGCCGTCCGCCTGATGAGCCGGCGATTCTCGGGGTGGCTCTTAACGAAGTCTTTATTCCGATTCTGCAGAAGCAGTTCCCGGAGATCGTGGATTTTTACCTGCCACCGGAAGGCTGTTCCTATCGCCTTGCAGTGGTGACCATGAAGAAACAGTACCCGGGCCATGCCAAACGGGTAATGATGGGGGTATGGTCGTTCCTGCGGCAATTCATGTACACAAAGTTTGTGATTGTCACGGATGACGACGTGAATGCCCGCAACTGGGAAGACGTGATATGGGCGATCACCACCCGGATGGATCCTACGCGGGATACCACGTTGGTGGAGAATACGCCTATTGATTATCTGGACTTCGCCTCTCCGGTCTCCGGCCTTGGGTCCAAGATGGGCATGGATGCCACCAACAAGTGGCCGGGTGAGACCACCCGGGAATGGGGTGAGCCGATCGCCATGACCGACGACGTAAAAAAGCGTGTCGACGAGATGTGGGATACCCTCGGCATTGAAAGTCCGGCATCCCGCCCCGACTGA
- the rho gene encoding transcription termination factor Rho, giving the protein MNLTELKQKSVPELLDIAQEMGLDNLARSRKQDVIFTILKRHAKSGEDIYGDGVLEILQDGFGFLRSADASYLAGPDDIYVSPSQIRRFNLRTGDTVAGKIRPPKDGERYFALLKVSEINFDKPDNARNKILFENLTPLFPDERLMLEAGNGSTEDLSSRVLDLVAPIGKGQRGLIVSPPKAGKTLLMQSIAQSITRNNPECHVMVLLIDERPEEVTEMQRTVRGEVIASTFDEPPARHVQVAEMVIEKAKRLVEHKKDVVILLDSITRLARAYNTVIPSSGKVLTGGVDAHALEKPKRFFGAARNVEEGGSLTILATALVNTGSKMDEVIYEEFKGTGNMEIHLDRKIAEKRTYPAINIRSSGTRREDLLMSEADIQRVWILRKLLHSMDDDTAAIEFLLDKLRDTKTNDEFFQSMKRR; this is encoded by the coding sequence ATGAATCTTACTGAACTCAAGCAGAAATCCGTGCCCGAATTGCTCGATATTGCGCAAGAGATGGGCCTCGATAACCTGGCTCGTTCGCGCAAACAGGATGTGATCTTCACCATCCTGAAGAGACACGCAAAAAGCGGCGAAGACATCTACGGCGACGGCGTACTGGAAATTCTGCAGGACGGCTTCGGCTTCCTCCGTTCCGCTGACGCCTCCTACCTGGCAGGGCCTGACGACATCTATGTCTCTCCGAGTCAGATCCGCCGTTTCAACCTGCGCACGGGCGACACGGTTGCCGGCAAGATTCGCCCGCCCAAAGACGGTGAGCGCTACTTTGCCTTGTTGAAGGTCAGCGAGATCAATTTCGACAAGCCGGATAACGCCCGAAACAAGATTCTCTTCGAGAACCTCACACCGCTGTTCCCGGACGAGCGTCTGATGCTCGAGGCCGGTAACGGCAGTACCGAGGACCTCTCCTCCCGGGTCCTGGACCTGGTGGCGCCCATCGGCAAAGGCCAGCGTGGGCTTATCGTTTCCCCGCCCAAGGCCGGTAAGACACTGCTGATGCAGAGCATCGCCCAGTCCATCACCCGTAATAATCCAGAGTGCCATGTCATGGTACTGCTGATTGACGAGCGGCCAGAGGAAGTGACCGAGATGCAGCGCACCGTGCGCGGCGAAGTCATCGCCTCCACCTTTGACGAGCCGCCGGCCCGTCACGTCCAAGTGGCCGAAATGGTGATTGAAAAGGCCAAGCGTCTGGTCGAGCACAAGAAGGACGTGGTTATCCTGCTGGATTCCATCACCCGTCTTGCTCGCGCCTACAACACTGTGATTCCGTCCTCCGGCAAGGTCCTGACCGGTGGTGTTGACGCCCACGCCCTGGAAAAACCCAAGCGCTTCTTCGGTGCCGCCCGTAACGTGGAAGAAGGCGGAAGCCTGACCATCCTTGCCACGGCGCTGGTCAACACCGGTTCCAAGATGGACGAGGTTATCTACGAGGAGTTCAAGGGCACCGGCAACATGGAGATCCATCTGGATCGCAAGATTGCCGAGAAGCGGACCTATCCGGCCATCAACATCCGAAGCTCCGGCACGCGTCGTGAGGATCTGCTGATGAGCGAGGCGGATATCCAGCGGGTCTGGATCCTGCGCAAGCTCCTGCATTCCATGGACGACGACACCGCCGCCATCGAGTTTCTGCTGGACAAGCTCAGGGACACCAAGACCAACGACGAGTTCTTCCAGTCCATGAAGCGTCGTTGA